The stretch of DNA GGGGCGACGATGTATCTGGTGTTGAGGAGGTTGCGGATCGCGGGGTTGGGGTTGTAGAGTGCGTCGGATTTGAGGATGTGGTCGTAACGCCTGATGGCGAAGTCGTTGAATCCGGTTACGAGGTCTATGCCGGGCAAGGGCATCTGGTTGTGGTCGGGTAGGGCGAGTACGCGGAAGAGGCTGTTGTCGCGTTTGAGGAAGGCAACGGCGTCGGCGTTGATGCGCTCCTGTGGTGGAACGCGGTTGGGGTTGACGTAGTTGAGAAATAGTTTGTCAATGCGCCAGGTGTCGATGAGGAGGACGGTGAGGAGCACAAGGGCAAAGGTGTGGATTTGGAGTTTGTTTTGTGCGCGGAGATACGAGATGACGGTAAGTATGCCGACGAAGAGCGCGGCGAGCAATGCGCCCTGTCCTGCGATGGGAAGGTTATTCTGGGCGATTTGGAGACGGGTGAAGGATGTATCTCTGGTTTTTACTATAAGCTCTTGCCATGCCGATATGTCCGTCCAGACGATGTTTTGCCAGAGGGACAGGAGTGCAGAAGGGGCAAAGGCAAATAGGAGGAGGATGGCGGTGCATATTCCGCCTGCGATGCCGAGTTTTTTTGCGGTTTCGGGGGTGATGTCGTCGGTTATGAGGCGGTGGAGACTGTACGCGCCGAGGGCGCATAGCGCAAAGGCAAAGAGAAAGGCGATCATGCCAGGTGCGCGCAGTACGCTGACGCCCGGGACGATGTGAAAGAGGAGTTTGTGCAGGGGGGTGTGGGGTCCGAGTGCATAGGCGACTGCGAGTATGAAGAGGCCGAGGAGGAATGCGATGTGGTTCTTTTTGCGTATGCGCGAGAGGGCGAGGATGGCGAAGAAGAGGGGGACGATGCCGATGTATTCGGAGTTGATTTTGAAGGCGTTGCGTCCCCAGTATTTGTGGGGTGTTGTGTTTGTGTCAAATCCGACAAATTCGGGGATGACGAGGGCGAATATTTCTTCGGGATGAAGCGACCAGGATGAGGCAAATTCATAGCCGTCGTCGGTTTGTTGCTCGGAAACCGCGCGTTTTGACGATGTTGTTGTGTTCCAGTATTGGGGGATGACGCCTTCTGCGCCTATGGCGAGGCCCAGGCAGATCGCGCCTGCCGATAGGAGGGTTTGATAGAGGGCGGTTTTTGCTCCGTTACGGGATAGGCCCCATAAGAGTTTGTAGAGAAAGAGCAGGCCCAGTGCCCAGAGGGCAAAGTAGGCCATCTGAAGGTGCGGGCTGTAGATGGCGATGCCGACGGTGCCGCCGAGGATTAAAAAGTAGATGATGCGCCGCGTGTCCATGCCCCGGTTGAGTGCCCAGTACATGAGCGGAAAGAGGCCGATGACGGTCATTTTTGCATAGTGCCCGGCCTGCGAGAAGGAGAGGAATGCAGGGGCAGAGGCGTAGGCCGCACCTGCGATGAGGGCTGCGAGGGGATGGAGGCCAAAGCTGCGTGTGCAGAGGTACATGAAGTAGCCTGCTGTGAACATGGCGAAGATGTAACGCCAGCCAAAATAGCGGTGTTCGCTGGTGAAGAGGTCGATGACGACGAGGGGATAGTATTGCGGACGCAGTGCGGCTGATTCCGGGGTGCCGCCCATAAATCGGCTCCAGTTTTTTGGCGGCAATTTTTTCAGGGCTTCTGCAAAAGGTTCGTTGCCTCTGTGAAATTCTGCACCGGTGTCACTGCCGTAGATCACGTCGCCCGTGATGAGGATGTGATAGAAATAGCCGGCAGTGAGCAGGGCAAAGAATACAATGGGTACCCATGGGCGGGATAGGAGGTTGGTGAGTGTAGAAGGGGGTTTTGGTTGGGAAGAACGGCGAGGAGGCATAGTTTATATCCATTTTTGAGGTGGTTGCGCGAGGATGGATTCGCTGAGTGGATCAAAGTAAGATCGGGCTGTCGTGAAGAAAGAGGCCAATTGACCGTTCTCATCAGGTATCAACACGGAGCGTATCCAGGCGTTCATTTTATCTGGATCGTCAAATTGTCCTGACCGTTCGACAAGTTCAGTATTTTGTCCGCGTTAACCGGAGCCGTTCAGCGTTCAGGTTTAGAATCTCAATCGTTTTCCTTACGCGAGCGACGGGAATACCTTCAGATTCGCACGCTTCTTCATCGACTGTGATACTGCCATCGCGAAGGACCTTGGTAAGCGACGGGCGGGCGGGTAGTAGCCGGGGGTCAATAAAGTTTTCGTCGTTCTGATTCCCCTTTGCCTGGCCACAGGTATGTCCTCCGCTCTTCCTTGCCTTCGATCTGGTTCCACCGACACAGCACGCGATCATATTGGTGATATCAACCTCTCTCTCGGCTCCTTGTTGCGGATCGCTTCTCGGAATGACGTGTTCAATCTGACGAGGCCATGCTGGGATTGCAATCTCGCAGTAGGCGCAAAGTCCATGCTGGTTTTGGGCCAGCGCATCCATGAGTTCATTGCGTGACGCTCCCGAATTGTGAGAGCAGAATTCGGTCCAATTCGCATTGGCTTCCACAATATTGCGATATTCAGCAAGGCCGGGCGTGGGCGTGTTCAAACCTCGAATTTTCTTCATTGCGATTCGGCCATCTGCTTGAATAGCTTGCGTTGCTTGATTTCGAGGTCGGCACTGATAAGGGCGTAATCGCGGGGCGAAAGTTTTTCGAGCTTGCGCCTGAGCTTTAAGGCTTCCTTTGTTTCGCCTTTTCCTTCGCTGACCAGACGCCGGTATTGATCCAGGGCTTCTGTGAATTTGTTATCGGGAGGTCGTTCGCTTACGTGCATTACCGCGGCGAGCACATCTCCCGCTTCAGCGCCATAAGTTGCCCCTGCTGGTGCCCCGGTAGCGATGTTGTCGTCGTCTCGGTACAGTTCCACAATAATGTGTTTTGGTTCAACGGTTGTCAGTACCTGAGGACTGTGGGTGGAAACGATGAATTGCGCGTTGGGGAATGTCCGCATGAGGTCGTTGAGGATGCGTTGCTGCCACGCCGGATGCAGGTGGAGTTCGATTTCGTCGATGAGGACAATGGCTTCGGATTGGAGTGGGTTGTCCATGTGTGGGTTGCCCTGTGCCCTGCGCCGCGCGAGGTCCGCTGCGAGTGCGAGTACGATGCGATAGCCGCCGCTCAATTGATTAAGAGAGAGTTTTTCTACCCGGCCTTCCTCGGATTTTTGGGATACTACAAAGCGGAGTGGATTTAACTCGATACGCGGGTCGGATACTTCCGGGAGCATGGAGGAGATAGCCTGACGAATCACGGATACATCTTTGAGTTGATAATCGAAATCGCGCCGCTCTCTCCGTTCTCGAAGCTCTTCGTTTTCTTTAAAATAAAACCAGGTCAAGAGATCCTCGAAATCTGTGTGGGCAAGGGCACCCTTCAGCGCGTCACGACGAGAGGGCTCGTATTGGGAACCACGTTGTGACAATACCCAGTCTGGTATATCGGATAACATGCGATCAGTACCATAGAAGGCGACTATCGGCATATCTTCCTCTCTTGTAGCAAGAGCTTCTTCTAATCCCGACCGCATCGCATCATTTACGGCTATTCTCTGAGCTTCTTCTCGTTCATCTGTCGCTTTATCTCCTCGCCGTTCCCCTATGATTCCATCTATTGACTCGACCACGATCCGAGGAGATGCCGCACCCTCGCGCCAATCCTCCTCGGAAAGATCAAAGGACAATTCATCGAGAAAAGATTCCAGACTCTCTCTTAGACCCACTGAAATCGCGCTCAGAACGCTTGTTTTGCCGTGTCCATTGGCTCCGTGCAACACGGTTAGCGTTGGGTCAAGAGGTAGCTCGAGGTTTTCTATGGCGCGATAATTTTCAATTGTTACGGATTTCAATTTCACGATCGCACCTCCTGTATTTTGAGTTTAGCCCGGTGTTGTGCGGCCAACATCTATTGATTGTATCTATATAGTAAATCAGGTGCTGCGTCAAGTGCTGCACGCTATTGGATCGGTGAAAAAAAGACTGTCTATCTGTGCTTGTTATTGCGGTTAGTGGCCAGTAGTCAGCGAATCAACTTGAAGCCGTCATCGCGGTATGGTGTTAGCCGCGATCCAGTGGTTTTGACTTTCATCACTGGATAGAATCATTCCAGTGCAGGCTCTGCCCATCCTTTTATCCTGTCCATCCTGATTCTGACTTTTTTTTCGTACAATACATGGCTTGCCGCGCAGCGTAGATGGCGATGATTATGAGGCAGATTACGACGAGGATGAGTGCGAGGGTCATGGTTGGGCTGAGGATGTTTGTGCGCAGGACATTGACCCACCACATGTCGATGAGGTCGTAGTTTTTGAGAGATGCAGAGACGATGCGCTCTGTGCCAGAGGAGATGGTGTAGTCGAGCGATTGCCCGGTTGTGAGGCGGCAGATTGCCGAGGTGATCTGGTAGTAGCCGCCAATAATGGGGGATAGATTGGGCGAGAAGAGGAGGTCGCCCATTTGGTGAGGCGCGAAGATTGTCGCGCCTATTTTTTTGTCCTGTACAAGGTGCGTAAAGAGATAGGGATTCATCAGCACGGCGGGGAGTTGTACGAAGAAGCCGAGGACGGTGAGGCGGCGCGTCCACTTGATATCGGCGAGGACGCCGAGGGGGAAGATACAAAAGGGGAGGATGGGAAGCAAATAACGCGGTCCCCACGATGAGCCAGCATGCCAGTCGATCATGGGTAAGAGGATGATAAATAGCATCAGGATGAAGCCGAGAAAAAGGCGCGCTTCGTCTGGGTGCGATGATCGGAATTTGTGATAGGCGATGGGGAGGAGGCATATTAGCGGAAAAAAGAAGAGGAGGCCGCGTCCGGTGCTGAAGAGCAGGCCGTAAAAGGCGGTGAAGATCTGCGTGGGTATAAAGGCGAGATAGCCGCCTTTTTGGGCGAGGATGTCGAGGTGGTATCCGGTGAGTAAGATGTTGCCATAACGCAGGTGGTTGTGATAGGCGATCAGAAGACAGGCTGCGACGATGGGCGATAGGAAGATGGCGATGCGCGATGTGGTGTGTTGGGTGCGGCGCAGATAGAGCAGGGGGATTGGCAGGAGGACGAGGGTGTAGAATTTGGTGAGGATGGCAATGCCAAAGCCGATTCCTGCAAGGATGGGTGAGGAAGAGCGTTTGATAAGGGCATGTGTTGCGATGAGCAAGCCGAGCCCGACGAGCGGTTCTGGAAAGCCGTATCCCGAGTAGGGAAAGACCATGGTGCCGAGTGCAAAAGCGCCTGTGAGCCATTTTGTGGTGGATGGTGGGTAATTGAATGATTGAAGGATTAAAAAGAAGACGAGAACCCACAGGGCGGATATGACCACGTTGGTCATTGAGGTGGTGAACATGGTGAGGTAGTCGGCGGGGATATTGGGAAAGATGCCAGCGAACAGGAGGCCAATGGCGTAGAAGGGTATTTCCACGAGGGGCATGCCGGGTCCGTATTTGGAGTACTGGTGTCCAGATGAGGTGACCGCATCGCGGTGTTTTTGCATTTCGGGCAGGGTGAAGCTTTCATCGGAGATGACGAGGTCGCCATCGCGCACCAGGCTTTGCGCGGTGAGGTAATTCCAAAATCCATCGCCTCCGTAGTGTCCGCCCGCTGTGAGGGCGTAGATGCAGAGGAGGAAGATGAAGAGGTGTGTTGTGGTTCGTTTAGTCATTGGTAGTCAGTAGTCGGTGAATCAACATAAAGCCGTCATCGCGGCAGGTTTTTAGCCGCGATCCAGAGGTTTTTGCTTTTGCCCCCTGCTCAACACCATGCAGGGGCAGGCTATTCATCACTGGATAGAATCATTCCAGTGCAGGCTCTGCCCATCCTGATTCTGACAGTGATTTAACAACTTTCAGATAGACCTCTTCTTGCGCTTGTGCTGTGCGGTCCCATGTGAATTGGGCGGCCCATTTTCTCCCTGCTGTTCCCAGGCGTTTGCGCAGGATAGGATCGCCGAGCAGGCGGTTCATGGCGCTGGCGAGTGCCTGGGGATTTTCCGCTGGGACGAGGAGGCCGGTTTCATCGGCGCGGATGGCATCTGTTAAGCCGGGGATGTCGGTGCCTATGACGGCTTTGGCTGCGGCTGCGGCTTCAATGGCGACAATGCCCCAGCCTTCGTAGCGCGAGGGGGTGCAGACGAAGAGGGCATGGCCCAGGAGGATGTTTTTTTGTTCGGGTGTGACAGCGCCGGTAAATTCGACGCGGTTTGCGATGTTGAGATGGTTGGCGATGGATCGTATTTCGCGCTTGCTTTGCGGGGTTCCGCGACCCGAGAGGATGAGGCGGATGTCGGGTGCGTTGAGTTTGGCAAAGGCGGATAGGAGGATGTCGATGCCTTTGTTGTGGATGTCCGTGCGCCCAAAATAGAGGATGTAGTTCTCTTCTGCCCAGGGTGCTTCAAAACAGATTTGATCGATGCCGTTATAGACGAGGTAAAATTGCGCGTGGGGTGCGCGTTTTTCAAGCTGGCGCGTGACGGTGGGCGAGACGGTCTGGATGTGCGGGTGAAGGCGCAGGGCGCGCTGTTCGGCTTTGCGGGCAATGTGGCCGAGCAGGGGATATTTCGCGATGGCGTGATCGCCCATGAAATGGGAAAATTCGAGGAGGCTGTCGCGCCTTTTTTTTTCGGAGACGAAGAGGGGGGCAAAGGCCGAGAATTGATGGACCCACAGGTCGGTGTTTGCGCGGGTGATTTCGCGGGAGGCGTGGTGGGCGAAGCTCATTCGGCTGAGGAGGTACGAGCGGTCCGATCCCACGCGGCGGATGTGTACGCCTTCTCGGGTTTCTTCTCTGAGGGCGTCGGGATACGCGCCTGTCAGGATGGTGATTTGATGCTTGTGCGATAGACGACGGGCTATTTCCCATGTGCGCAGGGCACCACCCCCACCACACCAGGGGTTGTCGATGTCGTCATATAAGGTGTGTAAGATGTTCATTTATAGATGGTTCATTCCCAGAGCATCTGGTCTATGACGTCAAATAAGTCGTTGCCGATGTAGCTTATGCGGTCGCGCGTTTGTCGGTCGATTTCTGCAAGGGCGTTTTCACCAGAGCCGGTGCGCACGAGGGCTGCGCGGCAGCCTGCATTCCATCCGGCTTCGAGGTCGGTTGCGTTGTCGCCTATCATGATAGAACCCGCGAGGTCGATGTTGTGTTCACTGGCGGCGCGTAAGATCATGCCCGGCGCAGGTTTGCGGCAGGTGCAGTTGTCTCTTCCATCGGGGTGATGGGGGCAGTGGTAGATGGCATCGATGGATGCGTTGCAGGCTGACAATTGGCGTTTGAGTTCGCGGTGGATCTCAGAGAGTCCAGGTTCTGTGAGCAGGCCGCGCGCAATGGCGGATTGGTTGGTGATGACGATGACGGGATAACCGGTCTGGTTGAGACGCGCAATAGCTTCTCCCGCGCGCGGTATGAGCTGGAGTTGTTCCACGCGGTTGAGGTCGTGGACCTCGATGTTGATTGTGCCGTCGCGGTCGATGAATGCTGCGGGTTGTGCGTTCACAGGCTTCCTTTGGTTGAGGGTATGCCGCTGATCCTATTGTCGAGAGTGACGGCCTGTCGCAGGGATCGGGCGACGGCTTTGAAGATGGC from Gemmatimonadota bacterium encodes:
- a CDS encoding TIGR02646 family protein, with translation MKKIRGLNTPTPGLAEYRNIVEANANWTEFCSHNSGASRNELMDALAQNQHGLCAYCEIAIPAWPRQIEHVIPRSDPQQGAEREVDITNMIACCVGGTRSKARKSGGHTCGQAKGNQNDENFIDPRLLPARPSLTKVLRDGSITVDEEACESEGIPVARVRKTIEILNLNAERLRLTRTKY
- a CDS encoding HAD family hydrolase, coding for MNAQPAAFIDRDGTINIEVHDLNRVEQLQLIPRAGEAIARLNQTGYPVIVITNQSAIARGLLTEPGLSEIHRELKRQLSACNASIDAIYHCPHHPDGRDNCTCRKPAPGMILRAASEHNIDLAGSIMIGDNATDLEAGWNAGCRAALVRTGSGENALAEIDRQTRDRISYIGNDLFDVIDQMLWE
- a CDS encoding DUF2029 domain-containing protein, whose translation is MTKRTTTHLFIFLLCIYALTAGGHYGGDGFWNYLTAQSLVRDGDLVISDESFTLPEMQKHRDAVTSSGHQYSKYGPGMPLVEIPFYAIGLLFAGIFPNIPADYLTMFTTSMTNVVISALWVLVFFLILQSFNYPPSTTKWLTGAFALGTMVFPYSGYGFPEPLVGLGLLIATHALIKRSSSPILAGIGFGIAILTKFYTLVLLPIPLLYLRRTQHTTSRIAIFLSPIVAACLLIAYHNHLRYGNILLTGYHLDILAQKGGYLAFIPTQIFTAFYGLLFSTGRGLLFFFPLICLLPIAYHKFRSSHPDEARLFLGFILMLFIILLPMIDWHAGSSWGPRYLLPILPFCIFPLGVLADIKWTRRLTVLGFFVQLPAVLMNPYLFTHLVQDKKIGATIFAPHQMGDLLFSPNLSPIIGGYYQITSAICRLTTGQSLDYTISSGTERIVSASLKNYDLIDMWWVNVLRTNILSPTMTLALILVVICLIIIAIYAARQAMYCTKKKSESGWTG
- a CDS encoding YfhO family protein; protein product: MPPRRSSQPKPPSTLTNLLSRPWVPIVFFALLTAGYFYHILITGDVIYGSDTGAEFHRGNEPFAEALKKLPPKNWSRFMGGTPESAALRPQYYPLVVIDLFTSEHRYFGWRYIFAMFTAGYFMYLCTRSFGLHPLAALIAGAAYASAPAFLSFSQAGHYAKMTVIGLFPLMYWALNRGMDTRRIIYFLILGGTVGIAIYSPHLQMAYFALWALGLLFLYKLLWGLSRNGAKTALYQTLLSAGAICLGLAIGAEGVIPQYWNTTTSSKRAVSEQQTDDGYEFASSWSLHPEEIFALVIPEFVGFDTNTTPHKYWGRNAFKINSEYIGIVPLFFAILALSRIRKKNHIAFLLGLFILAVAYALGPHTPLHKLLFHIVPGVSVLRAPGMIAFLFAFALCALGAYSLHRLITDDITPETAKKLGIAGGICTAILLLFAFAPSALLSLWQNIVWTDISAWQELIVKTRDTSFTRLQIAQNNLPIAGQGALLAALFVGILTVISYLRAQNKLQIHTFALVLLTVLLIDTWRIDKLFLNYVNPNRVPPQERINADAVAFLKRDNSLFRVLALPDHNQMPLPGIDLVTGFNDFAIRRYDHILKSDALYNPNPAIRNLLNTRYIVAPSELGDPYLQKIAGRQGLHIYRNPGALPWFYLAPQYEIIPDENQILQKLTDTNTNPVQTALLEENPRITPDTNTSETGSVERLEYNEHQGHLKLGTTAPGPRILVISQNHHPNWTATVNGEPKPLIRANYLWTAVALEPGEHIVELTYRDPIVATTRWITLGGIAILLIAIALCIYNEKTDNTN
- a CDS encoding glycosyltransferase family 4 protein; the protein is MNILHTLYDDIDNPWCGGGGALRTWEIARRLSHKHQITILTGAYPDALREETREGVHIRRVGSDRSYLLSRMSFAHHASREITRANTDLWVHQFSAFAPLFVSEKKRRDSLLEFSHFMGDHAIAKYPLLGHIARKAEQRALRLHPHIQTVSPTVTRQLEKRAPHAQFYLVYNGIDQICFEAPWAEENYILYFGRTDIHNKGIDILLSAFAKLNAPDIRLILSGRGTPQSKREIRSIANHLNIANRVEFTGAVTPEQKNILLGHALFVCTPSRYEGWGIVAIEAAAAAKAVIGTDIPGLTDAIRADETGLLVPAENPQALASAMNRLLGDPILRKRLGTAGRKWAAQFTWDRTAQAQEEVYLKVVKSLSESGWAEPALE
- a CDS encoding AAA family ATPase — protein: MVKLKSVTIENYRAIENLELPLDPTLTVLHGANGHGKTSVLSAISVGLRESLESFLDELSFDLSEEDWREGAASPRIVVESIDGIIGERRGDKATDEREEAQRIAVNDAMRSGLEEALATREEDMPIVAFYGTDRMLSDIPDWVLSQRGSQYEPSRRDALKGALAHTDFEDLLTWFYFKENEELRERRERRDFDYQLKDVSVIRQAISSMLPEVSDPRIELNPLRFVVSQKSEEGRVEKLSLNQLSGGYRIVLALAADLARRRAQGNPHMDNPLQSEAIVLIDEIELHLHPAWQQRILNDLMRTFPNAQFIVSTHSPQVLTTVEPKHIIVELYRDDDNIATGAPAGATYGAEAGDVLAAVMHVSERPPDNKFTEALDQYRRLVSEGKGETKEALKLRRKLEKLSPRDYALISADLEIKQRKLFKQMAESQ